tggagatcaaaacactattggacatgtgatggtataatctttgtgattttatgtgatttgcattgtcttaggtaatcttcatatgttatggtagatctttgttgttgttaggctagggtttggtggttgaattcatttagcctttcaattttgttattattgttatccattttcaccatacacacggACAAAGAGAGTTGTTGAGAAAAGCCACTAGCCATGTTCATATAACAATTCTCAGATTTCAGTGACACTCTGCACAAGACCAATAAAGAGGCAGTAGCTGCTTTATTTTAAGAACTTCAGATAGAATAAGATGCATATAGAACAGTATTAACGCAATTTTTTTGGCAGTCTGGAATGCAAAGTGGAGATAAAACAAAGCGGCATCATACTAGCAAAATCTAAGCAATAATGAAATGCTTAATTGGTTATTGAAAATCAGTAAATACATCATTAGAAGAGCAGCGGAGAGAACTTGCAATAGATCCTCTTCGTTATATGTATCAACAATTTGAAATTAACTTAAGGTTATTTCTTGTTTGATAAGGATTCAGATCCAAAAGGGATTCATTCAGTTTCCATTTTGACTCTTGAGTATATTATGTTTTCTCTTTGCAGACCCATATGCAGAATATGATTACTTTTAAACCAATGATAACAAGAAGCATGTAATAACTCCTATGAGAATACATCCATGTGTTTTTACAACACAGAATAGAAAGGCAAATTACTTATTCAAAAGCCTGTTACAGCTTAAAGTAGAAAGCATCAAGCATTGAAAAATTTTGCATGGTCCATAATTGATATCATTGTCATGACTTGTAGAACAGAAACATAGATAATAGAAGTGAAGGCTGTCCTTTGGATGTGTCTGTTCTCCTCTGCATGTGTCTCTGTCTCATAGAATTGAAAAGCAGATTTCCAGCAACAACACGAGTCAGACACCTACCATCACATCTGAACATACAGGGAGAACTCTGAAAGTTCCCCACAATATGAGAGATGCATCCAAATAAAAAGAAATCATTTCAAACTTCTGATAATGTACAGTTTAAACATATGACAACCGCAGCAAATTTAACAAGTGTGTGGCCATCATAGATGCTGGTAATGTACAAGAGTAGAAGACATTTCAACTCAGGCTGAACAAATTCTGCTACCATGAAAATGTCGTCCTCAACTGTTTTTTTGGCTGAGAGCATCCGAACTACCATGATTTAGTCTGAGGAAAAGTTTTCTTTCACAGAAACACGATTAGATCAGCTCCAGGGTTTCACTGCATACTTTTGGAAAATCAACAGACGCTTGACCTCAACTCGGTTTGAGGCCTCTTACTGCTGCTGCAAAAATCTACGCATGGTCATTTAAAATAATATTACTATTTTTCTCAATCGCTGTGCCATGATTTTGTAAACATAATGTGAAAATATTGATAGTATAAGAACTAGCATAAATGGTCATACTCAATGAATAAAATATTCTCCAATTGCAGCAACAAAGACCTCACCTATAGCTATTCTTTAACACAAAAAAGGCTTTGGTATCCAAGAAAAACATGTCTAGTTCTTTTGTTTCTAAACTATACCAGGCCTTCATATTTCAGAACACTTTAGAATCAGCATTAAAGTTGAGAACACCTCACCCTAGATGAAGAGGGATTTGAATGAACCCTGTCAACTTGTTTTCTCCTATATGTTATAGATCGATTTGATTGTGGTCTGCTATCTTCCTCATGCATCATCTCTTCTGGCACTGCAGCTGCTCCTGTAGCTGTTGCATTCAAATGAGATGACTTGACTAGATTGGCCTTGGATTGAACAGCCTGTGATTTAATTTGGCCTGATTCAAGAACACCACCTTGCTCTATTGCACTATCAGACCCAGTTTtccttgattctgatttgatgCCTTGTTCTTTTTGCCTGTCAGACTTGACTCGACTTGATTCTTCCCTAGCGTCTTGCCCTTTTCTTGAGAACTGTGTTGCAGCTGCTCGTGCTCCTGCAATTGCTGCATCCAAGCCAGGTGTCTTTACCAAATTCTCTGTTAATGAACTAATACGAGTAGTGAGAGCTCCAGGCTTCAAGGAGAAGGAATTTGATGGATCTGGAAGAGCAAATTTTACTGGTAGTGGGCTCTGCATTGGCCTAAGGCCTCTCACTGCTGAGGCAAAAATCTGCCACAATTTTCTACAGCGTCAGAACAATCTCCTGATTTTATAAGCCACAGCACTGAGTCATAAAAGCATAGTGACGTGCTTAAAAACAAAAAGTAAATATCTTCTCTAACTGTACTTTCATTGTTCCCAAAAGACCAGACATAATCAAATTGCAATCCTTTGAAAGAAATGAGAATTACCTTCCTTTCTAGGTTATAGACACCTTGATATCCACGCATTTCAAAAGGAACCACTAATTTCTGCCACATTAATCATAGAACAACATTCAGAACCACAAGTAGACGAAGTTGCAggcaaaaacaaaaaaaccaacaGATGCAACGTTGCTTACAAGAAGTGTAAAGTATATCACCACATGGATGATATTATTTCAAGCCAATCTAATCATTTGAAGAAATCATGCAAAGAGATATATGTAATTCAATTAGTTGTTGTAATGGATCAGGCAATTCATTTAACAAAGTTGTTCTAAATAAAATCtgttgtttgtcaaaattgtggatGCCAAGATGTTAAGTGCTTGTTAGATAGTGCAAAAGCAAGAAAACATGGTAACCTGAGAGTTTCAATACTGATGCAGTTGCAAGTTGCAATAAAGAATAATAGAGAAATCTCGGAAGGTGACAACATGTCATGATTCAGGACAACTTGTATGCCATTGTTCAGGTCAACCAAAAATGAGTTTGTTTATCTCAATGTTGAGAGCATTGTTACCAATGTTGACAGTCATGGTGATGATTTAATGTAACTCTAAATTTTCTATCAAGAGGATCCTGGTGTATAAAGTCAAGGGTAGGTTTCTAGTAAGCGTAAAAATAGCAGATTGTCTTTGTAAGTCCCATTAGGGAGCCACTAAGATGGTCATATCAAAATAGGTTACTTAAAATCAAGTCAAAGATGGTTCAAAGGATGGATTGGAATAATGAGTCATGTAAGTTTATTTATTTGGAAAATGGCAAGAGAAAACCTGTTCAGATAATATCATATGATTCTAGCAATAGCTGTTAGCGAACCTGGTTATCCATTTTATCCAGTCATGTCTTAAGCGTTTGAGAATCAAGTAAGTGACAGGTAACAACTCCATGTTTTGCAGTGCCAGAGGATCATTATTGTCAGAAAGGAGTTCCAAAAAGATGTAGCAATATTTGTGTCGTGATATTTTGATGTCCAGTATACTGTATTTTAAAATTTGACGAGGAGAAATCATTCGTGTTTTGTTTTGTTACTCTCATTAATGGAAGTATATTTGATATGTTGCCTCCATTCCTGTCATGTGTTTTATGGGTGCGCACGTTCAATTTTGACTGAGAGACGGGTGCAGGGAGAAACAAAAAGACAAGGGAAATAAAAAGAAAGACTGATCGGTTTGTACAGATCCAATGAGACTTTGCAAGGAGCTTAGAAATACAGATTGGAGAAAATTACAAAAGAATGAGAAATAAAGGACTAATCAAGGCAGAGAACAACGCACAAGACATCACAACCATCACAGCTAAGGAACCAAACAATAGCAATAGAGAAAATCAAGAGAACAAGAAAAACAAGTAAATATGGATATGAGAAGGAAAAAATGTGCAGGCAAGAATTGACACCAGAGAGCACAGAAAGAAAGAAATAGAGATAATTGGTGAATTAGGAAATATGGTGACTAATAGAACAGGTAAGGAGAAGACTGTAAAAAGAACACAAGACAGTAGAACAAAAAATGATTAAGCAGTGATAGATATGAGATGAAAAGAAAGTTGTTATGACATCAAAAGCCATACTGTCAGACGGGTAAGAGATGGAAAAACACAGGTAGACCAAAGTTGACCCTAGGtaggacaaaaagaagaaaaaattacTGATGGTTGATAAGTACGGGTGTATGGAATTGGAGGCTAATATAACATTGAGAGGGGAAGATTGTAGAGTGAACCCAAGACAGCAGAACCGAGAAGATTGTGAGCCAGTGATAATTGAGAGGCATAAGGGAGCTGTTATGAAAGCAAAAGTGATAATATAAAAAATGTTGTAAGATGAATAGAAACTAAAAAATGCTTGTCAGTCAGAAATTCAGAATTGATATCAATTAGGACAGAAAGCATAAAGAAATGCAGATTATAAGTGTGAGGAATTATGGAGGCTAAAATGGCATTTTGAAGGGGAACGATTGTAGAAATAACCCAAGAtggaaaactacaaaaaaaaattgcaactGATAGATGTAAAAGAAGGGGAAAATAGTTAAGACAGTACACACCATACTATAAAATTCTTATAAGATGAATTTGAGGGAAGCTTTTAAGTGTGGCATATAAAAAACTATGAAAAGGATGAATCACAGCAGTGAAAGACTTGTGATTATCTAACAAATCAATcaataaatatgaaataaatcatggTATGACATACATGGAGACCAATTCCAAAAATCCTGCATATACAA
This genomic stretch from Cryptomeria japonica chromosome 8, Sugi_1.0, whole genome shotgun sequence harbors:
- the LOC131040825 gene encoding uncharacterized protein LOC131040825 isoform X1 — protein: MTDNLRNPCLTMHQPWASLLVHGIKRVEGRSWPAPLRGRLWIHAAAKVPEPATIQAMEEFYKEIYRIDGVTDIKFPEYYPVSQLLGCVNVVGCVKREELVCWDELSNGVRMEGQTDFCWLCEDPQKLVVPFEMRGYQGVYNLERKIFASAVRGLRPMQSPLPVKFALPDPSNSFSLKPGALTTRISSLTENLVKTPGLDAAIAGARAAATQFSRKGQDAREESSRVKSDRQKEQGIKSESRKTGSDSAIEQGGVLESGQIKSQAVQSKANLVKSSHLNATATGAAAVPEEMMHEEDSRPQSNRSITYRRKQVDRVHSNPSSSRIFAAAVRGLKPS
- the LOC131040825 gene encoding uncharacterized protein LOC131040825 isoform X2, coding for MTDNLRNPCLTMHQPWASLLVHGIKRVEGRSWPAPLRGRLWIHAAAKVPEPATIQAMEEFYKEIYRIDGVTDIKFPEYYPVSQLLGCVNVVGCVKREELVCWDELSNGVRMEGQTDFCWLCEDPQKLVVPFEMRGYQGVYNLERKIFASAVRGLRPMQSPLPVKFALPDPSNSFSLKPGALTTRISSLTENLVKTPGLDAAIAGARAAATQFSRKGQDAREESSRVKSDRQKEQGIKSESRKTGSDSAIEQGGVLESGQIKSQAVQSKANLVKSSHLNATATGAAAVPEEMMHEEDSRPQSNRSITYRRKQVDRVHSNPSSSRQQ